Proteins from a genomic interval of Phenylobacterium sp. LH3H17:
- a CDS encoding entericidin A/B family lipoprotein → MRMFAILAVMAASLTISACNTVSGAGKDVSAAGDAVSDTAEDAKR, encoded by the coding sequence ATGCGTATGTTCGCCATCCTGGCCGTCATGGCCGCGAGCCTCACCATCAGCGCCTGCAACACTGTGTCCGGAGCCGGCAAGGATGTGAGCGCCGCCGGTGACGCCGTCAGCGACACGGCCGAAGACGCCAAGCGCTAG